In Rutidosis leptorrhynchoides isolate AG116_Rl617_1_P2 chromosome 2, CSIRO_AGI_Rlap_v1, whole genome shotgun sequence, one genomic interval encodes:
- the LOC139888123 gene encoding uncharacterized protein: MCKAYRKSDFDHHYGILARCIPDSARILTTVGFNRMSRHHADRVQYAYLTSNIAESMNVLSVHARKLPITMLLEFFRASVQQWFWEHRNTADGLTTPVTPYAERKLGKRNRKSISWTVKPISQVKFEVLDMKKGGKVNLQDKTCTCKQWQFSGIPCGHVMAVARSTCTAHYDLSEGKQKSKCNSKTKAKPKGLVKGKGKGKREDSCSTQFGSTYNLSDD, translated from the exons ATGTGCAAAGCGTATAGAAAATCTGATTTTGATCACCACTATGGTATACTAGCACGATGTATCCCAGACAGTGCACGTATACTCACTACTGTTGGGTTCAACAGAATGTCTAGACATCATGCAGATCGTGTTCAGTATGCTTACCTAACTTCTAATATTGCAGAGTCAATGAACGTACTGTCAGTTCATGCGAGGAAACTCCCGATTACAATGCTTCTTGAATTCTTTAGAGCTTCAGTTCAACAATGGTTTTGGGAACACCGAAACACTGCTGATGGTTTAACAACCCCTGTCACACCATATGCAGAGCGTAAGCTTGGTAAAAGAAATCGTAAGTCTATTAGTTGGACTGTCAAACCGATATCACAAGTTAAGTTTGAGGTATTGGATATGAAAAAAGGCGGTAAAGTCAATCTACAAGATAAAACTTGCACATGTAAACAATGGCAGTTTTCCGGTATACCCTGTGGACATGTAATGGCAGTAGCAAG ATCAACTTGCACCGCACATTATGATCTTTCTGAAGGTAAACAAAAGTCCAAGTGTAACTCAAAAACAAAGGCAAAGCCGAAGGGGTTGGTAAAGGGCAAGGGTAAAGGAAAACGTGAAGACTCATGCTCAACACAATTTGGCTCCACTTACAATTTGAGTGATGATTAG